The Flavobacterium praedii genome window below encodes:
- a CDS encoding PD-(D/E)XK nuclease family protein yields the protein MNTISFLDKIATVLLTDYRNILAETVIVLPNKRAKIFLIEALKNQTETNIFSPEIISIEDFVQNISGIRTIDPIELLFEFYEVYLSITEKKNQQSFELFANWGKTLLQDFNEIDRYLLDSKHVLSYLKDIEDIKKWGIEVENKTQLLENYIDFWKLLPNYYQSLYEHLLKKGIGYQGLIYREAVNNMLNFSKLIQGKQFVFAGFNALNAAEEKIIQHLIANEQAKIYWDSDQTFLNDPYHDAGLFVRRFKESWKHYKSHPFEWIVDDFSATKNIHVIGTPKTIGQAKIAGSIIEKINIENPNTPLDKVAIVLGEENLLIPLLYSLPNSVGALNITMGYSSKNNPAQILIAKLFKMHTNALSRSNSSYVFYYKDVLDILTHPLIEPYANTSALVSIINKNNYTFISHHKLLELNDNASDLFSLVFQKWESGSIAVLKIISSLLLKVKSNLSDENEEEKITKSFVYAIFKVINKLINYYSQHKEIDTIDTLHTIYKQLIDLAEVSFEGEPLNGLQIMGVLESRVLDFETVIITSMNEGKFPAGKSQNSFIPYDVKRELGLPTFKEKDAIYTYHFYHLLQRAKNIYLLYNTESEGLDAGEKSRFITQLEVEKQPKHNLTHEIYNAVLPETAYQPMVIPKSEKVVMRLREIAEKGFSPSALTSYIRNPIQFYFQKILRISEVEEVEENIALNTLGTIIHETLRVLYEPFIGKFISDTDIQNCIKKIDSEVLIQFKLVYKEGEIKKGRNLLAFEVAKRNVFNFLKVELESIKNGDAIKILELEKTFERMVQHPSLPFPVLIRGNVDRIEERNGIIRIIDYKTGKVEKSSVTLKSWKGLTDDIKNDKIIQVLAYAYMYEENAKGKPIEAGIISFKNLKSGFLPFNFKEEKESVSIINNDIQSNYLEQIVLLLNEILDVTIPFEEKIL from the coding sequence ATGAATACTATTTCTTTTTTAGATAAAATTGCAACTGTACTACTTACAGATTATAGAAATATACTAGCCGAGACGGTTATAGTTTTACCCAATAAGCGAGCCAAAATATTTCTTATTGAAGCTTTAAAAAACCAAACTGAGACAAATATATTTTCGCCTGAAATTATAAGTATAGAAGATTTTGTTCAAAACATTTCAGGAATAAGAACTATTGATCCTATAGAATTGTTATTTGAATTCTATGAAGTTTATTTGTCTATTACGGAAAAAAAGAATCAACAATCTTTTGAACTTTTTGCCAATTGGGGCAAAACCTTACTTCAGGATTTTAATGAAATCGATCGTTATTTATTAGACTCCAAACATGTCTTATCCTACTTGAAAGATATTGAAGATATTAAAAAGTGGGGAATTGAAGTTGAAAATAAAACTCAGTTACTCGAAAACTATATTGATTTTTGGAAATTATTGCCCAATTATTACCAATCTCTTTACGAACATTTGTTGAAAAAAGGAATCGGATATCAAGGATTGATATATAGAGAGGCCGTAAATAATATGTTGAATTTTTCAAAATTAATTCAAGGGAAACAATTTGTTTTTGCTGGTTTTAATGCATTGAATGCCGCAGAAGAAAAAATAATTCAACATCTTATTGCTAATGAGCAAGCTAAGATTTATTGGGATTCGGATCAAACTTTTCTTAACGATCCATATCATGATGCGGGCTTGTTTGTACGTCGTTTCAAAGAAAGTTGGAAACATTATAAATCACACCCCTTTGAATGGATAGTAGATGATTTTTCGGCAACCAAAAACATTCACGTTATTGGTACACCAAAAACGATTGGTCAAGCCAAAATTGCTGGGAGTATTATTGAAAAAATCAATATTGAAAATCCCAATACTCCATTAGATAAAGTGGCTATTGTATTAGGAGAAGAGAATTTATTGATTCCACTCTTGTATTCTCTTCCAAATTCTGTTGGTGCTTTGAATATTACGATGGGATATTCTAGTAAAAACAATCCAGCGCAAATATTGATCGCTAAATTGTTTAAAATGCACACCAATGCATTGTCTAGAAGCAATAGTAGTTACGTTTTTTATTACAAAGACGTTTTGGATATTCTTACCCATCCATTAATTGAGCCATATGCCAACACTAGTGCTTTGGTTAGCATTATCAATAAGAACAATTACACATTTATCAGTCATCATAAATTATTGGAATTAAATGATAATGCCAGTGATTTATTCTCGCTTGTTTTTCAAAAATGGGAAAGTGGTTCTATTGCTGTTTTAAAAATAATTTCGAGTTTGTTACTAAAGGTGAAGAGCAATTTGAGTGATGAAAATGAAGAGGAAAAAATAACTAAATCTTTTGTTTACGCCATTTTTAAAGTAATTAATAAGTTGATTAATTATTATTCTCAACACAAAGAAATTGATACAATTGATACTTTACATACCATTTACAAACAACTAATTGATCTGGCTGAAGTTTCTTTTGAAGGAGAACCTTTGAATGGACTTCAAATTATGGGTGTTCTCGAAAGTAGAGTATTGGATTTTGAAACGGTTATAATCACTTCTATGAACGAAGGGAAATTCCCTGCTGGGAAATCACAGAATTCTTTTATTCCTTATGATGTGAAACGCGAATTGGGATTGCCGACTTTTAAAGAGAAAGATGCCATTTACACCTATCACTTTTACCATTTGTTGCAACGCGCCAAAAACATTTATTTATTGTATAATACCGAAAGTGAAGGTCTTGATGCAGGAGAGAAAAGTCGTTTCATAACTCAACTAGAAGTAGAGAAACAACCCAAACACAATTTAACCCACGAAATTTACAATGCTGTTTTGCCTGAAACTGCTTATCAGCCAATGGTTATTCCGAAATCAGAGAAGGTGGTGATGAGGCTGAGAGAAATTGCTGAAAAAGGTTTTTCACCTTCGGCATTAACAAGTTATATTAGGAATCCGATTCAGTTTTATTTTCAAAAGATTTTGCGGATTAGTGAAGTCGAAGAGGTTGAAGAGAATATTGCTTTGAATACGTTAGGTACAATTATACACGAGACTTTACGGGTTTTATACGAACCTTTTATTGGTAAGTTTATTTCAGATACTGATATTCAAAATTGTATTAAGAAAATTGATTCCGAAGTTTTGATTCAATTTAAATTGGTTTACAAAGAAGGGGAAATCAAAAAAGGAAGGAACTTATTGGCTTTTGAAGTAGCAAAACGAAATGTTTTCAATTTCTTGAAAGTAGAATTAGAAAGTATTAAAAACGGAGATGCTATAAAGATTCTGGAACTTGAAAAAACGTTTGAAAGAATGGTGCAACATCCGAGTTTGCCTTTTCCTGTTTTGATTAGAGGAAATGTGGATCGAATTGAAGAACGCAACGGCATCATCAGAATCATTGATTACAAAACGGGTAAAGTGGAGAAATCCAGTGTCACTCTTAAATCTTGGAAAGGATTAACGGATGATATAAAAAATGATAAAATCATTCAGGTTTTGGCATACGCCTATATGTATGAGGAAAATGCAAAAGGCAAACCTATTGAGGCAGGAATCATTTCGTTCAAAAATCTAAAATCAGGTTTTTTGCCCTTTAATTTTAAAGAAGAAAAAGAGAGTGTTTCCATTATTAACAATGATATCCAATCCAATTATTTGGAGCAAATTGTTTTGTTACTGAATGAAATTTTGGATGTCACAATTCCTTTTGAGGAGAAAATTTTATAA
- a CDS encoding ATP-binding cassette domain-containing protein has product MKNHLLEIDSVQKSFDNKNILSDVYLKCETNDIIGLLGRNGSGKSTLLKIIFGIESADFKFVRIDGNVKTKTKDLFDEISYLPQDNCIPKAFSVKKAIQLSVSKEKISAFFADEMIESILDKEIAHLSGGELRYLEIKIILNNSSKFVLLDEPYNGLSPLLVSKVNELIVANSKKKGIIISDHNYENVIKVSNKLVLLKEGKAHHLLCKEELIEKGYLKEGML; this is encoded by the coding sequence TTGAAAAATCATTTATTAGAAATAGATAGTGTTCAGAAATCTTTTGACAACAAAAACATTTTGTCGGATGTTTATTTAAAATGCGAGACAAATGATATTATTGGACTTCTTGGCAGGAATGGTTCAGGTAAGTCAACTTTGCTAAAAATTATTTTTGGTATTGAATCTGCCGATTTTAAATTTGTTAGAATTGATGGTAATGTCAAAACAAAGACTAAGGATTTATTCGATGAAATTAGTTATCTGCCTCAAGATAATTGTATTCCGAAGGCATTTTCAGTTAAAAAAGCGATTCAACTTTCAGTTTCAAAAGAAAAGATTTCGGCGTTTTTTGCAGATGAAATGATTGAATCGATTTTAGATAAAGAGATTGCTCATTTGTCTGGTGGTGAATTACGCTATTTAGAAATTAAAATCATCCTCAATAATTCTTCAAAATTTGTCTTGTTGGATGAACCTTACAATGGTTTATCTCCTTTGTTAGTTTCTAAAGTGAATGAATTAATAGTTGCCAATTCAAAAAAGAAAGGGATTATTATTTCTGATCACAATTATGAAAACGTAATCAAAGTATCAAACAAATTGGTTTTGCTCAAAGAAGGCAAGGCGCATCATCTGCTTTGCAAAGAAGAATTAATTGAGAAAGGCTATTTGAAAGAAGGAATGCTTTAA
- a CDS encoding alpha/beta fold hydrolase, protein METLLYKNTQISYSDSGKGTTVVLLHGFLENKTMWDAYVTELSKRNRIITIDLLGHGKTESLGYIQTMEENADVVHEVLSKLRIRKAILVGHSMGGYVALAFAELYPENMKGLVLLNSTSKEDSPERKKNRDRAIKAVKKDYETFIRLSIANLFSEENREILIKEIEAVKIQALQTPLQGIVASLEGMKVRKDREFLLHTTTYPKLLILGKKDPVLNYEENLEQIKGTDVELVTFEDGHMSSIENQAELLTVLGNFLKKI, encoded by the coding sequence TTGGAAACACTTCTCTACAAAAACACGCAAATTTCGTATTCGGATTCCGGAAAAGGAACGACTGTAGTTTTGCTGCACGGTTTTCTAGAAAACAAAACCATGTGGGATGCTTATGTTACCGAATTGAGCAAAAGAAACCGAATCATAACCATCGATTTATTGGGGCACGGCAAAACCGAAAGTTTGGGTTACATACAAACCATGGAAGAAAACGCCGATGTGGTTCATGAAGTTTTATCCAAATTACGAATTCGAAAAGCCATTCTTGTAGGACATTCTATGGGCGGTTACGTGGCATTGGCTTTCGCCGAATTGTATCCAGAAAACATGAAAGGATTGGTATTGCTAAACTCTACTTCCAAAGAAGACAGTCCCGAAAGAAAGAAAAACAGAGACCGAGCCATCAAAGCGGTCAAAAAAGATTACGAAACCTTCATCCGCTTATCGATAGCCAATTTGTTCAGTGAAGAGAACCGTGAAATTCTTATCAAAGAAATTGAAGCAGTCAAAATTCAAGCTCTACAAACCCCTTTGCAAGGAATTGTCGCCTCATTGGAAGGAATGAAAGTTCGAAAAGACCGAGAATTTCTTTTACACACCACTACTTATCCAAAATTATTGATTCTGGGAAAAAAAGACCCCGTTCTCAATTACGAAGAAAACCTCGAACAAATAAAAGGAACTGATGTTGAATTGGTTACTTTTGAAGATGGACACATGAGTTCTATTGAAAATCAAGCCGAATTACTAACTGTTTTAGGAAACTTTTTGAAAAAAATTTAA
- a CDS encoding AbiH family protein yields the protein MNRLVIIGNGFDLAHGLPTRYKDFIDDYWESIKDTNHNELVTFNLGCYGQFNGHKNLNNLIDLIANINSDFRREGIEIYKFKEHLQPLTDNRIQILQYKNKLFKLINEIPIENWVDVENEYYKELKKILKSSSLSIEYKKRYVKNLNIEFEQIKNLFEIYLQERVVDKYELNFTKNQNVDWIKIYNYLKPISLMSNEHNIFKEFIKAEDVNEIKKHFKKEGNEEIVNNLYFLNFNYTPIASIYSAIFEKEDRIESVVNFIHGELQNVSNNKINFGFGDEMDDDYKLIENIDDNEYLKNFKSFQYLQNSNYNDLLRYIDSEKFQVLIMGHSCGLSDRTLLNTIFEHNNCRSIKVFYHERKDENGKVINDNYTEIIQNISRHFNKKKLMREKIVNKTLCQPLPQIKLPLK from the coding sequence ATGAACAGACTAGTAATTATTGGAAACGGTTTTGATTTGGCTCATGGATTGCCAACTAGATATAAAGATTTTATTGATGACTACTGGGAAAGTATTAAAGATACTAATCATAATGAGTTGGTTACATTTAATTTGGGTTGTTATGGTCAATTCAACGGTCATAAAAATCTAAATAATTTAATTGATTTGATTGCTAATATTAATAGTGATTTTAGAAGAGAAGGGATAGAGATATATAAATTTAAGGAGCATTTACAACCATTAACTGATAATAGAATTCAAATTTTGCAATATAAAAACAAATTATTTAAATTAATAAATGAAATTCCAATTGAAAATTGGGTCGATGTAGAAAATGAATATTACAAAGAATTAAAAAAAATACTCAAATCAAGTTCATTAAGTATTGAGTACAAAAAACGTTATGTAAAGAATCTAAATATAGAATTTGAACAAATTAAAAATTTATTTGAAATCTATTTGCAAGAAAGGGTTGTTGATAAATATGAATTAAATTTTACTAAGAATCAAAATGTTGATTGGATAAAGATTTATAATTATCTAAAACCAATTTCATTAATGAGTAATGAACATAATATTTTTAAAGAATTTATTAAAGCTGAAGATGTCAATGAAATAAAAAAGCATTTTAAAAAAGAAGGAAATGAAGAAATAGTAAATAATTTGTATTTTTTAAATTTCAATTATACTCCAATAGCAAGTATTTATTCTGCAATATTTGAAAAAGAAGATCGGATTGAAAGTGTTGTAAATTTCATTCATGGAGAGCTACAAAATGTAAGCAATAACAAAATAAATTTTGGTTTTGGAGACGAAATGGATGATGATTATAAACTAATTGAAAATATAGATGACAATGAATATTTGAAGAATTTTAAATCATTTCAATACTTGCAAAATTCTAATTACAATGATTTACTGAGGTATATTGACAGTGAAAAATTTCAAGTTTTGATTATGGGTCATTCTTGTGGTTTGTCGGACAGGACTTTATTAAATACTATTTTTGAACATAATAATTGTCGTTCAATAAAAGTATTTTATCATGAGAGAAAAGATGAGAATGGTAAAGTAATTAATGATAACTATACTGAAATTATTCAAAATATATCTAGACATTTCAATAAGAAGAAATTGATGAGAGAAAAAATCGTTAACAAAACACTTTGTCAACCTTTGCCCCAAATTAAGCTTCCATTAAAATAA
- a CDS encoding TIGR00266 family protein translates to MQAHEIDYQIFGEEMQYVEIELDPQEIVIAEAGSFMMMENNIQMETIFGDGSAQQSGSGLFGKLLNAGKRVLTGESLFMTAFLNQGSTKSKVSFASPYPGKILPIDLTQFQGKFICQKSSFLCAAKGVSVGIEFSQKLGRGLFGGEGFIMQKIEGDGMAFVHSGGTMAKKELAPGEVLKVDTGCIIGFTKDVDYDIEFIGGIKNSIFGGEGLFYATLKGPGTVYIQSLPFSRLADRIIASAPRSGGNSREEGSLLGGLGNLLDGDNRF, encoded by the coding sequence ATGCAAGCACACGAAATAGATTACCAGATTTTTGGCGAAGAAATGCAATATGTCGAAATAGAATTAGATCCACAAGAAATCGTAATTGCCGAAGCTGGCAGTTTTATGATGATGGAAAACAACATCCAAATGGAAACCATTTTTGGAGATGGTTCCGCACAACAATCAGGTTCAGGATTATTTGGCAAACTTCTAAATGCTGGAAAAAGAGTTCTTACAGGCGAAAGCTTATTCATGACCGCTTTTTTAAATCAAGGCAGTACCAAAAGTAAGGTTTCATTTGCTTCTCCCTATCCCGGAAAAATTCTCCCAATTGATTTAACACAATTTCAAGGAAAATTTATCTGCCAAAAGAGTTCCTTTTTGTGCGCTGCCAAAGGTGTTTCTGTCGGAATAGAATTCTCCCAAAAACTGGGTCGTGGTTTATTTGGAGGCGAAGGTTTCATCATGCAAAAAATAGAAGGAGACGGAATGGCCTTCGTTCATTCTGGCGGAACAATGGCCAAAAAAGAATTGGCTCCAGGCGAAGTCCTAAAAGTAGATACAGGTTGCATCATCGGATTTACCAAAGATGTTGATTATGATATTGAATTCATCGGCGGAATCAAGAACTCCATTTTTGGCGGGGAAGGTTTATTTTACGCTACCTTGAAAGGTCCAGGAACTGTGTACATACAATCATTACCTTTCTCTAGATTGGCCGATAGAATCATTGCTTCGGCACCAAGATCTGGCGGTAACAGTCGCGAAGAAGGAAGTTTGCTAGGCGGACTTGGCAATCTTTTGGATGGGGATAATCGATTTTAA
- a CDS encoding aminopeptidase P family protein, translating into MKYHQIDRALFIKNRAKFTAQMKPNSVAIFNSNDIYPVSADSTLPFAQHRDIFYLSGVDQEESILLLFPDAPYANQREILFLKETSEHIAIWEGEKLTKERAFEVSGIKTVYWLQDFEKILNEMMTYSDIMYINTNEHYRAAIETETREARFVKWWKAKYPAHQVAKSNPILQRIRSVKETEEIDLIQNACNITEKGFRRLLSFVKPNVTEYEIEAELIHEFIRNRSKGFAYTPIIASGNNANVLHYIENNQQCKAGDLILLDVAAEYANYSSDMTRTIPVSGRYSDRQKEVYNAVLRVKNEASKMLTPGTLWKQYHIEVGKIMTSELLGLGLIDKADVQNENPEWPAYKKYFMHGTSHHMGLDTHDYGLLHEPMKANMVFTVEPGIYIPAEGFGIRLEDNLVIQETGEPFNLMRNIPIEVEEIESLMHS; encoded by the coding sequence ATGAAATATCATCAAATAGATCGTGCTCTTTTTATAAAAAACAGAGCAAAATTCACGGCTCAAATGAAGCCAAATAGTGTAGCTATATTCAACTCCAATGATATTTATCCGGTTTCTGCAGATAGTACTTTACCGTTTGCACAACATCGTGATATCTTTTATTTATCGGGTGTAGATCAAGAAGAAAGTATCTTATTACTTTTTCCGGATGCGCCTTATGCAAATCAAAGAGAAATATTGTTCCTAAAAGAAACCAGCGAACATATCGCAATTTGGGAAGGTGAAAAACTAACCAAAGAACGTGCTTTTGAAGTTTCAGGAATCAAAACCGTGTATTGGTTACAAGATTTTGAAAAAATCTTAAACGAAATGATGACATATTCAGACATCATGTACATCAACACCAACGAACATTACCGCGCTGCTATAGAAACTGAAACCCGCGAAGCACGCTTTGTAAAATGGTGGAAAGCCAAATACCCTGCGCATCAAGTGGCCAAAAGCAACCCTATTTTGCAACGCATCCGTTCGGTTAAAGAAACTGAAGAAATAGATTTGATTCAGAATGCCTGCAACATTACCGAAAAAGGTTTCCGAAGATTGCTTTCTTTCGTAAAACCAAACGTAACCGAATATGAAATCGAAGCCGAATTAATTCACGAGTTCATCCGCAACCGTTCCAAAGGTTTTGCATATACCCCAATTATTGCTTCTGGAAATAATGCCAATGTGTTGCATTACATCGAAAACAACCAACAATGCAAAGCTGGTGATTTGATTTTATTGGATGTAGCAGCAGAATACGCCAACTATTCCAGCGACATGACCCGAACAATTCCAGTATCCGGAAGATATTCAGACAGACAAAAAGAGGTGTACAATGCTGTTTTGAGAGTAAAAAACGAAGCTTCCAAAATGCTGACTCCTGGAACACTTTGGAAACAATACCATATAGAAGTGGGCAAAATCATGACTTCCGAATTACTGGGTCTAGGATTGATTGACAAAGCTGACGTACAAAATGAAAACCCAGAATGGCCAGCATACAAAAAATATTTCATGCACGGAACCTCACACCACATGGGCTTAGACACGCATGATTACGGATTATTGCACGAACCCATGAAAGCCAACATGGTCTTTACCGTTGAACCAGGAATTTACATCCCGGCCGAAGGTTTCGGTATTCGACTTGAAGATAATTTAGTCATTCAAGAAACTGGCGAGCCTTTCAACTTAATGCGAAATATCCCGATTGAAGTAGAAGAAATCGAAAGTTTGATGCATTCTTAA
- the aceA gene encoding isocitrate lyase yields MKTTETRIQELVTDWITNPRWKGIERPYTAEEVIKLQGSYQIEHSVAKIGANKLWDKLNSQDFVAGLGALTGNQAIQEVEAGLEAIYLSGWQVAADANVAGEMYPDQSLYPANSVPLVVKRINNALLRADQIQVVNGTADKKDYLVPIVADAEAGFGGNLNAFELMKSMIESGAAGVHFEDQLSSAKKCGHLGGKVLVPTQEAINKLIAARLAADVMGTPTLVVARTDADAANLLTSDIDPRDAKFITGEKTAEGFFYVNCGVEQGIDRGLSYAPYADLIWMETSNPDLAYAKRFADAIHKEFPGKMLAYNCSPSFNWAAKLSVAEMETFREDLAAMGYKFQFITLAGFHALNTSMFELSKAYKERGMAGYSELQEREFALQQHGFRAVKHQNFVGTSYFDAVQNTVTTGKSSTTAMKDSTETAQF; encoded by the coding sequence ATGAAAACAACCGAGACAAGAATTCAAGAATTAGTTACTGACTGGATTACAAACCCAAGATGGAAAGGAATAGAACGTCCTTACACCGCCGAAGAAGTTATCAAATTGCAAGGCTCCTACCAAATTGAGCATAGTGTTGCCAAAATTGGTGCCAACAAATTGTGGGACAAACTAAATTCTCAAGATTTCGTAGCAGGATTGGGCGCACTTACAGGAAACCAAGCTATTCAAGAAGTTGAAGCAGGTCTTGAAGCCATTTATTTAAGCGGGTGGCAAGTAGCGGCCGATGCCAATGTGGCTGGCGAAATGTATCCAGACCAATCTTTATATCCAGCCAACAGCGTTCCTTTGGTAGTAAAAAGAATCAACAACGCACTTTTACGTGCCGATCAAATACAAGTAGTGAATGGAACTGCTGATAAAAAAGATTATTTAGTTCCGATTGTAGCCGATGCCGAAGCAGGTTTTGGTGGGAATTTAAACGCATTCGAATTAATGAAATCTATGATCGAATCTGGTGCTGCAGGTGTTCACTTTGAAGATCAATTGAGTTCTGCCAAAAAATGTGGTCACTTAGGAGGAAAAGTTTTGGTACCTACTCAAGAAGCAATCAATAAACTAATTGCTGCACGTTTGGCTGCCGATGTTATGGGAACTCCAACTTTGGTAGTAGCTAGAACTGATGCCGATGCTGCCAATTTACTAACCAGTGATATTGATCCTAGAGATGCCAAATTCATCACTGGAGAAAAAACAGCCGAAGGATTTTTCTATGTAAACTGTGGCGTAGAACAAGGAATTGACCGTGGATTAAGCTACGCACCTTATGCCGATTTGATTTGGATGGAAACCAGCAACCCTGATTTGGCTTATGCTAAACGCTTTGCAGATGCCATTCATAAAGAATTTCCAGGTAAAATGCTGGCTTACAATTGCTCACCCTCTTTCAACTGGGCTGCCAAATTATCAGTAGCCGAAATGGAAACATTCAGAGAAGACTTGGCGGCAATGGGTTACAAATTCCAATTCATCACTTTGGCAGGTTTCCATGCCTTAAACACCAGTATGTTCGAATTGTCTAAAGCCTATAAAGAAAGAGGAATGGCAGGCTATTCTGAATTACAAGAAAGAGAATTTGCATTACAACAACATGGATTTAGAGCTGTAAAACACCAAAATTTCGTAGGAACCTCTTATTTTGATGCAGTACAAAACACGGTTACTACAGGAAAATCGTCTACTACAGCCATGAAAGATTCTACAGAGACAGCCCAGTTTTAA
- the aceB gene encoding malate synthase A, whose amino-acid sequence MKNQTETTEKKFQITNGITQQYPEILTEEAIEFLTELHEKFNSKRLSLLEDRKKQQVLFDAGALPSFPTETRMIRESNWIAAKTPRDLLDRRVEITGPVDRKMVINALNSGANTFMADFEDSTSPTWKNLMEGQQNLIDAVNKTITLEDTAKNKKYELNDNTAILIVRPRGLHLNEKNITIDGEETSGSLLDFGLYAFHNHEQLSKNGTAPYFYLPKLEHYLEARWWNEVFEFAQEYLGEQNGTFKATVLIETITASFQLDEIIFELRDHIVGLNCGRWDYIFSFIKKLRRNKTYIVPNRDQVTMTTPFMSAYSLLVIQKCHKRNIHAIGGMAAQIPIKNNIEANNIAFDKVVTDKRREVKNGHDGTWVAHPDLVPLAKSVFDKYMPTPNQIFVTREDVNVVAEDLLAIPKGTITEEGVRKNISISVLYIASWLNGQGAAALHHLMEDAATAEISRSQLWQWLQNEVILDNGKTLTEDYYHRIAMEEFEKIKKSVGDENHETQNYHLAEQLLDTLVVNENFIEFLTLIGYKYL is encoded by the coding sequence ATGAAAAACCAAACTGAAACCACAGAAAAAAAATTCCAAATCACAAATGGAATCACACAACAGTATCCAGAAATTTTAACGGAAGAAGCGATCGAATTCTTGACAGAATTGCATGAAAAATTCAATAGCAAAAGACTTTCGTTATTAGAAGACCGCAAAAAACAACAAGTCCTCTTTGATGCAGGTGCTTTGCCTTCATTCCCTACCGAAACAAGAATGATTAGAGAAAGCAATTGGATTGCCGCCAAAACTCCTAGAGATTTATTAGACAGAAGAGTCGAAATTACAGGACCAGTGGATCGCAAAATGGTCATCAATGCACTCAATTCTGGCGCCAATACATTTATGGCTGATTTTGAAGACAGTACTTCTCCTACTTGGAAAAATTTGATGGAAGGACAGCAAAACCTCATAGATGCCGTAAACAAAACTATTACACTTGAAGATACAGCCAAAAACAAAAAATATGAACTAAATGACAATACGGCAATCTTAATTGTAAGGCCCAGAGGATTACACTTGAACGAAAAAAATATTACAATTGACGGTGAGGAAACTTCAGGCTCTTTACTTGATTTCGGTCTTTATGCTTTTCATAATCATGAACAATTGTCCAAAAACGGAACTGCTCCGTATTTCTACTTGCCAAAATTAGAACACTATTTAGAAGCAAGATGGTGGAATGAAGTATTCGAATTTGCCCAAGAATATTTGGGGGAACAAAATGGCACTTTCAAAGCGACCGTTTTGATTGAAACAATTACCGCTAGTTTTCAATTGGACGAAATCATATTCGAATTAAGAGATCATATCGTAGGACTAAATTGTGGCCGTTGGGATTATATTTTTTCTTTCATTAAAAAACTAAGAAGAAACAAAACCTACATCGTTCCAAATCGTGATCAAGTAACCATGACTACGCCATTTATGAGTGCTTATTCGCTATTGGTTATTCAAAAATGTCACAAACGCAACATACATGCTATTGGAGGAATGGCAGCACAAATTCCGATTAAAAATAACATAGAAGCTAACAACATCGCTTTTGACAAAGTAGTAACCGACAAAAGAAGAGAAGTAAAAAACGGACATGATGGTACATGGGTAGCCCATCCTGATTTAGTGCCTTTAGCGAAATCTGTTTTCGACAAATACATGCCTACTCCCAACCAAATCTTTGTAACCAGGGAGGATGTAAATGTGGTCGCTGAAGATTTGTTGGCTATCCCAAAAGGAACAATAACAGAAGAAGGGGTTCGAAAAAACATCAGCATTTCTGTCTTATACATTGCTTCTTGGCTTAACGGACAAGGTGCTGCGGCCTTACACCACTTAATGGAAGATGCTGCAACTGCCGAAATTTCAAGATCTCAATTGTGGCAATGGCTTCAAAATGAAGTGATTTTAGACAATGGAAAAACATTGACCGAAGATTATTACCATCGTATTGCCATGGAAGAATTTGAAAAAATTAAAAAAAGTGTAGGAGACGAAAATCATGAAACCCAAAATTATCACTTAGCGGAACAATTGCTAGATACTTTGGTTGTAAATGAAAATTTTATCGAGTTTCTTACTCTTATCGGTTATAAATACCTGTAA